Proteins from a genomic interval of bacterium:
- a CDS encoding biotin/lipoate A/B protein ligase family protein → MGRLLVIRDGARSGADNMAADADLLARRAPGDPTVLRLYRWSPPAVSYGYHQDPDDFDREVIDRRGWGLVRRPTGGRAILHAQELTYAVAGDAPSARFGDDLHAVYSAINGALTEFLRRLGLSPDISQGESLAAARGAVCFQTAGRHEVTVGGRKLVGSAQRRHPDRFLQHGSILTGPAHIDLLDCLRGEDHGPARRAALLAATTNLGELLGRDCEGPFADELEDLLTAVFQERFG, encoded by the coding sequence ATGGGCCGCCTGCTCGTGATCCGCGACGGCGCGCGCTCCGGCGCCGACAACATGGCGGCCGACGCCGACCTGCTCGCGCGCCGGGCGCCGGGCGACCCGACCGTGCTGCGCCTCTACCGCTGGTCCCCGCCGGCGGTCTCCTACGGTTACCACCAGGACCCCGACGACTTCGACCGCGAGGTGATCGACCGCCGCGGCTGGGGCCTCGTGCGCCGCCCGACCGGCGGTCGCGCGATCCTCCACGCCCAGGAGCTCACCTACGCCGTGGCGGGGGACGCACCGTCGGCGCGCTTCGGCGACGACCTGCACGCCGTCTACTCGGCGATCAACGGGGCGCTGACGGAGTTCCTGCGCCGCCTCGGCCTGTCGCCGGACATCTCGCAGGGCGAGAGCCTGGCCGCGGCCCGCGGCGCGGTGTGCTTCCAGACCGCCGGCCGCCACGAGGTGACCGTCGGCGGGCGCAAGCTCGTCGGCTCGGCGCAGCGCCGGCACCCCGACCGCTTCCTGCAGCACGGTTCGATCCTGACCGGTCCGGCGCACATCGACCTGCTGGACTGCCTGCGGGGGGAGGACCACGGCCCGGCCCGCCGCGCCGCGCTGCTGGCGGCCACGACGAACCTGGGCGAACTGCTGGGGCGGG